The following proteins are co-located in the Micromonospora coriariae genome:
- a CDS encoding lycopene cyclase family protein, protein MWQRGAVTESAPLDVDLALLGGGGAASLLLAALDRHGVHDLRIAVVDPVRRRGQDRTWAFWGHPDDDLDPLLSASWQQVEVITAARRRVLDLAPLRYAMLRSGPVYDRAAEAERRLGATRIVAPAGTVVDDGTRVVVRTGGGPTVRAGWVLDSRPRPPARPGRTTWLQHFRGWWLEADRAVFDPARAVLMDFRTPQPARGVSFGYVLPVSDRYALVEYTEFSPALLTDSGYDTALTGYRDLLGLDPAGLRVREVENGVIPMTDAPFPARPSPRVVRLGTAGGATRPSTGFTFSAMYRQADQVARALAAGRPPVPAPAYPRRHRWMDAVALRALDRGGVGGPDFFDRLFDRNPAERVLRFLDGVTTPAEEVAVMNSTRLLPMIAATAGDAADRVRYRLRPTRSAPAIPAAVVGVSPAGAAGDAVPDGAGSERGTPR, encoded by the coding sequence GTGTGGCAGCGTGGGGCGGTGACCGAATCCGCGCCGCTGGACGTCGACCTCGCGCTGCTCGGCGGCGGCGGCGCCGCGTCGCTGCTGCTCGCCGCGCTGGACCGGCACGGCGTCCACGACCTCCGGATCGCGGTGGTCGACCCGGTGCGCCGGCGCGGCCAGGACCGTACCTGGGCGTTCTGGGGCCACCCGGACGATGACCTGGACCCGCTGCTCAGCGCGAGCTGGCAGCAGGTCGAGGTGATCACGGCGGCGCGGCGACGGGTGCTGGACCTGGCCCCGCTGCGGTACGCCATGCTCCGCTCCGGCCCGGTCTACGACCGGGCTGCCGAGGCCGAGCGTCGCCTCGGCGCCACCCGGATCGTCGCGCCCGCCGGGACGGTCGTCGACGACGGCACCCGGGTGGTGGTGCGCACCGGCGGCGGGCCCACTGTGCGAGCCGGCTGGGTGCTCGACTCCCGTCCCCGACCACCGGCCCGACCTGGGCGCACCACCTGGTTGCAGCACTTCCGCGGGTGGTGGCTCGAAGCCGACCGGGCGGTGTTCGACCCGGCGCGGGCGGTGCTGATGGACTTTCGCACCCCGCAGCCGGCCCGGGGCGTCTCGTTCGGGTACGTGCTCCCGGTGAGCGATCGCTACGCCCTGGTCGAGTACACCGAGTTCTCGCCGGCGCTGCTCACCGATTCCGGGTACGACACGGCGCTGACCGGCTACCGGGACCTGCTCGGGCTCGATCCGGCCGGGCTTCGGGTGCGCGAGGTGGAGAACGGGGTGATCCCGATGACCGACGCGCCGTTCCCGGCCCGGCCCTCACCCCGGGTGGTCCGCCTCGGCACGGCCGGCGGCGCGACCCGCCCCTCCACCGGCTTCACCTTCTCCGCCATGTACCGCCAGGCCGACCAGGTGGCCCGTGCCCTCGCCGCCGGGCGGCCGCCGGTGCCCGCGCCGGCGTACCCGCGCCGGCACCGCTGGATGGACGCGGTCGCGCTGCGCGCGCTGGACCGGGGCGGTGTCGGTGGCCCGGACTTCTTCGACCGGCTCTTCGACCGCAACCCGGCCGAGCGGGTGCTGCGCTTCCTCGACGGCGTGACCACCCCCGCCGAGGAGGTCGCCGTGATGAACTCCACCCGGCTGCTGCCGATGATCGCGGCCACCGCCGGCGACGCGGCGGACCGGGTCCGCTACCGGCTGCGCCCGACCCGATCCGCCCCGGCCATCCCGGCAGCCGTGGTGGGCGTTTCGCCCGCGGGCGCGGCCGGCGATGCCGTGCCGGACGGCGCCGGGTCGGAGCGTGGCACGCCGCGCTGA
- the rnhA gene encoding ribonuclease HI — protein MVDAAAGRGVQIWTDGACSGNPGPGGWGALLRYGDHERELCGGEASPTTNNRMELMAAIQALESLNRPVTVELHTDSTYVRNGITSWLASWKRNGWLTAAKQPVKNADLWQRLEAACERHQVTWLWVKGHNGHPENERADGLANRGMTEARAAALASR, from the coding sequence ATGGTGGACGCGGCGGCCGGTAGGGGTGTGCAGATCTGGACCGACGGGGCCTGCAGCGGCAACCCCGGGCCGGGCGGTTGGGGCGCCCTGCTGCGTTACGGCGACCACGAGCGGGAGCTGTGCGGCGGCGAGGCCAGCCCGACCACCAACAACCGGATGGAGCTGATGGCGGCCATCCAGGCGCTGGAGAGCCTGAACCGGCCGGTCACCGTGGAGCTGCACACCGACAGCACGTACGTGCGCAACGGCATCACCAGCTGGCTGGCGTCCTGGAAGCGCAACGGCTGGCTGACCGCCGCGAAGCAGCCGGTGAAGAACGCCGACCTGTGGCAGCGGCTGGAGGCGGCCTGCGAGCGACACCAGGTCACCTGGCTGTGGGTCAAGGGGCACAACGGTCACCCGGAGAACGAGCGGGCCGACGGGCTGGCCAACAGGGGCATGACCGAGGCGCGGGCGGCCGCGCTGGCCAGCCGCTGA
- a CDS encoding preprotein translocase YidC: MGFRKRDGEQPSDPQHSEDEAGQARLVQVEADTEVPPPDGTDVRPDIVTEDDNSGVAGGSSGSSGGGSTMPGHPDATR, from the coding sequence GTGGGTTTCCGAAAGCGCGACGGTGAGCAGCCGAGCGACCCGCAGCACAGCGAGGACGAGGCCGGCCAGGCCCGGTTGGTGCAGGTCGAGGCGGACACCGAGGTCCCGCCGCCGGACGGCACCGACGTACGACCGGACATCGTGACCGAGGACGACAACTCGGGTGTCGCCGGGGGCTCCTCCGGCAGCAGCGGCGGCGGGTCGACCATGCCCGGGCATCCGGACGCGACCCGCTGA
- a CDS encoding pentapeptide repeat-containing protein: MSPSPASPPEPTQLRADCGRCFGLCCVVPAFAASADFAVDKPAGQPCANLRADHRCGIHTELRERGFPGCTVFDCFGAGQQVAQVTFGGRDWRDAPETLPDMAAAFTVLRPLHELLWYLTEALALHPPAELRVELERARAETAALTGGDPAQLRAVDVAAHRDRVNPLLSRAGDAARSRGGAAGPDRRGAQLLGADLRGMDLRRANLRGALLIGADLRGVDLGLADVTGADLRGADLRGADLRTTLFLHQAQLDAARGDVRTALPATLTRPVHWTALALTPVRRPHRAAAPARRGRRR; the protein is encoded by the coding sequence GTGTCGCCCAGCCCCGCTTCCCCGCCCGAGCCGACGCAGCTGCGCGCGGACTGTGGGCGCTGCTTCGGGCTGTGCTGCGTGGTGCCCGCCTTCGCCGCGTCGGCTGACTTCGCCGTCGACAAGCCGGCCGGTCAGCCCTGCGCCAACCTGCGTGCCGACCACCGCTGCGGCATCCACACCGAGCTGCGGGAGCGGGGCTTTCCCGGCTGCACGGTGTTCGACTGCTTCGGCGCCGGCCAGCAGGTCGCCCAGGTGACCTTCGGTGGGCGGGACTGGCGGGACGCGCCGGAGACGCTGCCGGACATGGCCGCGGCGTTCACCGTGCTGCGTCCGCTGCACGAGCTGCTCTGGTACCTGACCGAGGCGTTGGCGCTGCACCCACCGGCCGAGCTGCGCGTCGAGCTGGAGCGTGCCCGCGCCGAGACGGCGGCGCTCACCGGGGGCGATCCGGCGCAGCTGCGCGCCGTGGACGTGGCCGCGCACCGCGACCGGGTCAATCCGCTGCTCTCGCGGGCCGGGGACGCGGCCCGATCCCGGGGCGGGGCCGCCGGCCCCGATCGCCGTGGCGCACAGTTGCTGGGGGCGGATCTGCGCGGGATGGACCTGCGCCGGGCCAACCTGCGCGGGGCGCTGCTGATCGGCGCCGACCTGCGCGGTGTCGACCTGGGCCTGGCCGACGTCACGGGCGCCGACCTGCGCGGCGCCGATCTGCGCGGCGCGGACCTGCGCACCACCCTCTTCCTGCACCAGGCACAGCTGGACGCCGCTCGCGGTGACGTGCGCACCGCGCTGCCGGCGACCCTCACCCGGCCGGTGCACTGGACGGCGCTGGCGCTGACGCCGGTCCGCCGACCGCACCGGGCTGCGGCGCCCGCCCGTCGCGGCCGGCGTCGGTAG
- a CDS encoding SDR family oxidoreductase: MPQRYENYPRIAVVTGADSGIGKACAVALAQAGFEIGITWYGDPDGAERTATEVRATGRRCEVAEVDLTRLPAAAAVVDELADRLGGIGVLVNNAGTGASTPFVDTGWEQWREVLAVDLDAPFLCAQRAARRMRAAGAGGRIINITSVHEHAPRVGSAAYCAAKGGLGLLTRVMAQELAADGITVNAVAPGEIATPMTGQEDVDPFTQERPGVPVGRPGDAREVAGVVALLASPAASYVTGASWPVDGGMLLMGPQANSLTSDDWRSV, translated from the coding sequence ATGCCCCAGCGATACGAGAACTACCCGAGAATCGCGGTCGTCACCGGCGCGGACTCCGGCATCGGAAAGGCGTGCGCGGTCGCCCTTGCCCAGGCCGGCTTCGAGATCGGCATCACCTGGTACGGCGACCCGGACGGCGCCGAGCGGACCGCGACCGAGGTCCGCGCCACCGGGCGGCGCTGCGAGGTCGCCGAGGTCGACCTGACCCGGCTGCCGGCGGCGGCGGCGGTGGTGGATGAGCTGGCCGACCGGCTGGGCGGCATCGGGGTGTTGGTCAACAACGCGGGGACCGGCGCCTCGACCCCGTTCGTCGACACCGGGTGGGAGCAGTGGCGAGAGGTGCTCGCCGTCGACCTGGACGCGCCGTTCCTGTGCGCGCAGCGCGCCGCCCGGCGGATGCGGGCCGCCGGGGCCGGCGGGCGGATCATCAACATCACCAGCGTGCACGAGCACGCACCCCGGGTCGGCTCGGCCGCGTACTGCGCCGCCAAGGGTGGGCTGGGGCTGTTGACCCGGGTGATGGCACAGGAACTGGCCGCGGACGGCATCACCGTCAACGCGGTCGCCCCGGGTGAGATCGCCACGCCGATGACCGGCCAGGAGGACGTCGACCCGTTCACCCAGGAGCGGCCCGGCGTACCTGTGGGACGGCCGGGCGACGCCCGGGAGGTCGCCGGCGTGGTCGCCCTGCTCGCCTCCCCCGCCGCCAGCTACGTCACCGGGGCGTCCTGGCCGGTCGACGGTGGCATGCTGCTGATGGGCCCGCAGGCCAACAGCCTGACGTCCGACGACTGGCGGTCGGTCTGA
- a CDS encoding RtcB family protein: MELVQESPYRFRIDREAPMRVPGVVFAVPELLPEVGADRSLDQVANVATLPGIVEASYAMPDVHWGYGFPIGGVAATDVAAGGVVSPGGVGFDISCGVRLLTAELDRAELPRVIEALMDGLDPAIPRGMGRGAVWQLADRAELDAVLRGGSRYAVERGHGVPRDLARCEDDGAVTDADPAQVGERAVQRGQGQVGSLGSGNHFLEVQAVEEVYDEPVAAAFGLRPGQVCVMIHCGSRGLGHQICTDYVRIMEGVMPRHGIEVPDRQLACAPVDSPEGRAYLGAMAAAANYARANRQLLTEAARRVFTRVAGTDLDLVYDVSHNLAKIEEHERDGGTRRLCVHRKGATRALPPDHPDLPADLRDVGQPVLIPGSMGTSSYVLTGVAGNPAFASTCHGAGRTRSRGEATRAARGQDVRRDLAARGVAVRGASRKGLAEEMPDAYKDVSAVVEAASGAGLCRLVARLTSLGVVKG, translated from the coding sequence ATGGAGCTGGTCCAGGAGTCGCCGTACCGGTTCCGGATCGACCGCGAGGCGCCGATGCGGGTGCCCGGGGTCGTGTTCGCCGTGCCGGAGCTGCTGCCCGAGGTCGGCGCCGACCGGTCGCTGGACCAGGTGGCGAACGTGGCCACCCTGCCCGGCATCGTCGAGGCGTCGTACGCCATGCCGGACGTGCACTGGGGTTACGGCTTCCCGATCGGCGGCGTCGCGGCCACCGACGTCGCCGCCGGCGGGGTGGTCTCGCCCGGCGGGGTGGGTTTCGACATCTCCTGCGGGGTCCGGCTGCTCACCGCCGAGCTGGACCGGGCGGAGCTTCCCCGGGTCATCGAGGCGCTGATGGACGGTCTGGACCCGGCCATCCCGCGCGGCATGGGCCGGGGCGCGGTGTGGCAGCTCGCGGACCGCGCCGAGCTGGACGCGGTGCTGCGCGGCGGTTCCCGGTACGCGGTCGAGCGGGGGCACGGGGTGCCCCGGGACCTGGCCCGCTGCGAGGACGACGGCGCGGTGACCGACGCCGATCCGGCGCAGGTCGGCGAGCGGGCCGTGCAGCGGGGGCAGGGCCAGGTCGGCAGCCTGGGCTCCGGCAACCATTTCCTCGAGGTGCAGGCCGTCGAGGAGGTGTACGACGAGCCGGTCGCGGCGGCTTTCGGGCTGCGCCCGGGACAGGTCTGCGTCATGATCCACTGTGGTTCCCGTGGGCTGGGCCACCAGATCTGCACCGACTACGTGCGGATCATGGAGGGGGTGATGCCCCGGCACGGCATCGAGGTGCCGGACCGGCAGTTGGCCTGCGCGCCTGTCGATTCGCCGGAGGGACGGGCCTACCTGGGCGCGATGGCCGCGGCGGCGAACTACGCCCGGGCCAACCGTCAACTGCTCACCGAGGCGGCCCGCCGGGTCTTCACCCGGGTCGCCGGGACCGATCTGGATCTGGTCTACGACGTGTCGCACAACCTCGCCAAGATCGAGGAACACGAGCGGGACGGCGGCACCCGACGGCTCTGCGTGCACCGCAAGGGCGCCACCCGGGCGCTGCCGCCCGATCACCCGGACCTCCCCGCCGACCTGCGCGACGTGGGGCAGCCGGTGCTGATTCCCGGCTCGATGGGCACGTCCTCGTACGTGCTCACCGGCGTCGCCGGCAATCCCGCCTTCGCGTCCACCTGTCACGGCGCCGGCCGTACCCGCAGCCGGGGCGAGGCCACCCGCGCCGCTCGGGGCCAGGACGTTCGGCGCGACCTGGCGGCGCGGGGCGTGGCGGTGCGCGGCGCGTCCCGCAAGGGGTTGGCCGAGGAGATGCCGGATGCGTACAAGGACGTGTCGGCGGTGGTGGAGGCGGCAAGCGGTGCCGGGCTGTGCCGGCTGGTCGCCCGGCTCACGTCGCTCGGCGTGGTCAAGGGCTGA
- a CDS encoding archease, with translation MQRSTRRGHRSVPHTADVRIEAWAPDREGCLAEAVVALVETFADLSGARPQADTEFQLPPGDDGDLLVGLLDEVIFRLDTEGTLPLDCDVRPTGDGGLTARWRSTSTDAVELVGAVPKAVSLHALRVGPDDAGWSCAVTLDV, from the coding sequence ATGCAGCGCTCGACGCGACGAGGGCACCGGAGCGTGCCGCACACCGCAGACGTACGGATCGAGGCGTGGGCGCCGGACCGGGAGGGGTGTCTGGCCGAAGCGGTCGTCGCCCTGGTCGAGACGTTCGCCGACCTCAGCGGCGCCCGGCCGCAGGCGGACACCGAGTTCCAACTGCCGCCCGGTGACGACGGGGACCTGCTGGTCGGCCTGCTGGACGAGGTGATCTTCCGGCTGGACACCGAGGGCACCCTCCCGCTGGACTGCGACGTGCGGCCGACCGGGGACGGCGGGCTGACCGCGCGCTGGCGATCGACAAGCACCGACGCTGTGGAACTGGTCGGCGCGGTGCCGAAGGCGGTGTCCCTGCACGCGCTGCGCGTCGGCCCGGACGACGCCGGTTGGTCGTGTGCAGTGACCCTGGACGTCTGA
- a CDS encoding serine hydrolase domain-containing protein: MGGKWDGLRAEVRQRIDELIAAGRESGVQVAAYLDGEPILEVHVGAADRATGRPLTADTPVWSVSTGKALTATVVQVLAERGELDYDLRIAEVWPEFARHGKDGVTLRHALTHTAGVPALPADVTPEDFTDWDRMCEMVADAEPIAPPGAVKAYHAWTFGWLVGEVVRRVTGRRVSQVLAEDVAGPLGVPGELYLGVPAAELGRLARVEDRNLSALFDYASANLPNFDRVAPPGVRPGAEIGSRADVLTADVPATGTMTARAAARMLAALIGEVDGVRLISPARLRAATTPAGPGREWVFGQEATWGLGYAVDSDGSFGAAGSGGSLAYAYPELGLTVAATKTLLGAGDGDPMEDLRVLIRDAVTAQR, from the coding sequence ATGGGCGGAAAGTGGGACGGCCTGCGGGCCGAGGTGCGGCAGCGGATTGACGAACTGATCGCCGCCGGGCGGGAGTCCGGCGTGCAGGTCGCGGCGTATCTCGACGGCGAGCCGATCCTGGAGGTGCACGTCGGGGCCGCCGACCGGGCCACCGGCCGGCCGCTGACCGCCGACACCCCGGTCTGGAGCGTGTCCACGGGCAAGGCGCTCACCGCGACGGTGGTGCAGGTGCTGGCCGAACGCGGCGAGCTGGACTACGACCTGCGGATCGCCGAGGTGTGGCCCGAGTTCGCCCGGCACGGCAAGGACGGGGTCACCCTGCGGCACGCGCTGACCCACACCGCCGGCGTACCCGCCCTGCCGGCGGACGTGACGCCGGAGGACTTCACCGACTGGGACCGGATGTGCGAGATGGTCGCCGACGCCGAGCCGATCGCCCCGCCCGGCGCGGTGAAGGCGTACCACGCGTGGACCTTCGGCTGGCTGGTCGGCGAGGTGGTCCGCCGGGTGACCGGCCGGCGCGTCTCGCAGGTCCTGGCCGAGGACGTGGCCGGCCCGCTCGGGGTGCCAGGCGAGCTGTACCTCGGGGTGCCCGCGGCCGAGCTGGGCCGGCTGGCCCGGGTCGAGGACCGCAACCTGTCGGCGCTGTTCGACTACGCCAGCGCCAACCTGCCGAACTTCGACCGGGTCGCCCCGCCCGGCGTCCGGCCCGGCGCGGAGATCGGCAGCCGCGCCGACGTCCTCACCGCCGACGTGCCGGCCACCGGCACCATGACCGCCCGCGCGGCGGCCCGGATGCTCGCCGCCCTGATCGGCGAGGTGGACGGCGTCCGGCTGATCTCGCCGGCGCGGCTGCGCGCCGCCACCACGCCCGCCGGGCCGGGCCGGGAGTGGGTGTTCGGGCAGGAGGCGACCTGGGGTCTCGGGTACGCGGTGGACTCCGACGGGTCGTTCGGGGCGGCCGGCAGCGGTGGCAGCCTGGCGTACGCCTATCCGGAGCTGGGGCTGACGGTCGCGGCGACGAAGACGCTGCTCGGGGCCGGCGACGGTGACCCGATGGAGGACCTGCGGGTCCTGATCCGCGACGCGGTGACCGCCCAGCGCTGA